In the genome of Thermoproteus tenax Kra 1, the window CCCCCACGGGCTCTTTCTGGCGACTAGGCCAACGCCGTATACGTGGAGCGGATAGCCCGTCTTCCTCATCTCCGCCACGTGGCTCGGCCACGGCCCTTTCTCCAGCTCCTTTAGGTATTGATCGGCCATCTCGAGCAGTTTGTCCGGCGGCGGCAGATTTGGGGGCGCAGCCATGTGGGAAAGCGTCCAGTATTTGATAAGCCTTATTACTTATTTCAAAGTAACTTCGCTCCCAGATACTTTATATGGCGGAGACGTAATTGTGGGCTCAAAGAATATTGTAAATGGGTGTATCATTTTTCCAAATGGGACGTATATCATTAACACCTCTGCGAGGAATATGTGCAATTTCAGCAACGGCTCCGCTTTAGCTATGGCCTCCAACGCCGCGGGTATGTTACCCGTCAGCAGATTTCTCAGCCACGGGCCGACCGTCGCTTCGTAGTTCGGGTGTATGAAGGCGGTGTTGACCAGTCCCAAAAGCACTATCGCCGTTATCAAGGACAGCGCGAACCAATCGTCGGCGAAGGTGAAGATTTTTACTACGGGCTTCGTCAGCCGCCTGGCCCAGAGCAGGCACAGCCCTGCGGTTGCCATAGCGCCGAATAGAGTCCCCAGGCCTATGGCCAACATTTCCCTGGTCGCCGGGGCTATGCCTACTGCCGCAAGCTGCTCTGGGGTGAGGAAGAGGTCGGTGTGGCCTAGGAAGAGGGCCAGGAAGATGCCCCAGTGGAGAAGCAACGCGCCCCAGTAGAGTAGCCTATCGTTGGTATATCTCAGCGTATAAAATGTCAATATACGTTTTAATACCTCTCTAGTTCTAGCCCCTGCGCTCCAGTTGTAGGAGACTACCGCCACGGAGGCCAGGGAGGTTAGCCTCCGCGGCGAAATCCAAGCGGCTATCTTCATCAAAACTCCCACGATGAGCACCGCTAGGGCGAAATAGGGAATGCCTACGAACAATACGGCGTCCAACATGCGATATCTCTATACGCTTATTTTATTATTCTTGTTTTCCACTTTTGAGTAACAAAATGGATTAGACGACCGCGCCTCGCCCGAGGGGGCTATGCTTTCAATTGTGGTCGCCTTTGCCTT includes:
- a CDS encoding respiratory nitrate reductase subunit gamma encodes the protein MLDAVLFVGIPYFALAVLIVGVLMKIAAWISPRRLTSLASVAVVSYNWSAGARTREVLKRILTFYTLRYTNDRLLYWGALLLHWGIFLALFLGHTDLFLTPEQLAAVGIAPATREMLAIGLGTLFGAMATAGLCLLWARRLTKPVVKIFTFADDWFALSLITAIVLLGLVNTAFIHPNYEATVGPWLRNLLTGNIPAALEAIAKAEPLLKLHIFLAEVLMIYVPFGKMIHPFTIFFEPTITSPPYKVSGSEVTLK